In the Drosophila gunungcola strain Sukarami unplaced genomic scaffold, Dgunungcola_SK_2 000001F, whole genome shotgun sequence genome, one interval contains:
- the LOC128261302 gene encoding deoxyuridine 5'-triphosphate nucleotidohydrolase: MPSIDSDDIPAAKKMKIDKCVLKFAKLTENALAPVRGSAKAAGVDLRSAYDLVVPARGKAIVKTDLQVQVPEGSYGRVAPRSGLAVKNFIDVGAGVVDEDYRGNLGVVLFNHSDVDFEVKRGDRIAQFICERIFYPELELVDKLEDTERGEAGFGSTGVKDLPAAKAQNGNGEKAAEPEAAAPATATTTAPIAT; the protein is encoded by the coding sequence ATGCCATCAATCGATTCCGACGACATTCCAGCTGCCAAGAAGATGAAGATCGACAAGTGCGTCCTAAAATTCGCCAAGCTGACCGAAAATGCCCTTGCGCCGGTGAGGGGATCTGCCAAGGCGGCGGGAGTTGACCTACGGAGCGCCTACGACCTGGTGGTTCCCGCCCGGGGCAAGGCCATTGTGAAGACCGACCTGCAGGTGCAGGTTCCGGAGGGTTCCTACGGCCGGGTCGCTCCCCGCTCTGGACTGGCCGTGAAGAACTTCATCGATGTGGGCGCCGGCGTGGTGGACGAGGATTACCGCGGCAACCTCGGCGTCGTGCTCTTCAATCACTCGGACGTGGACTTCGAGGTGAAGCGCGGCGATCGCATCGCCCAGTTCATTTGTGAGCGCATCTTCTATCCGGAACTGGAGCTCGTGGACAAACTGGAGGACACCGAACGCGGCGAGGCAGGATTCGGCTCCACCGGCGTCAAGGATCTGCCGGCGGCCAAGGCCCAGAACGGCAACGGCGAAAAGGCTGCCGAACCGGAGGCTGCTGCTCCCGCTACCGCTACCACTACCGCTCCCATTGCCACGTAG
- the LOC128261300 gene encoding nuclear pore complex protein Nup154, which produces MSAPQAQLDFFSTAGSMLEWHDNLDRNKPGLLELTGVSQHGRATMSGLNDYDYQSLAFLKSDETHNLQQLRTVTKSAIPNEILEHFKHIKCHCTMGLFPEIGRAWLTIDSEIYIWTFNQTRDVAYYDGLSHLIVSVGLVKPKAGVFVQDVKYLLLLTTPIEVIVLGVTFGESSHNEMQLMNRPIFVIGTDNVSISVIKGTDDGRIFLGGRDGCLYEVFYQAESSWFGKRCKKINLSQGLVSYMVPSFLKVFSEVDPIERIEIDNSRKLLYVLTERGSIEAWDISTDYTNARRLGRITQNDITNQAVSLITTVDPSIFKSVKAICPLNADDAGKLHLVAVTQCGVRLYFSTTSLNVQQQFGPTAACTQAESTGFGQSATQPSLSGGVDSPKGLYLLHVRLPPGYTPNATTNKPKQVHAAHYTEGTMLMITTQQQEQDLLWSVSSAPSVNFTYLVESTALESLDGVVWSMAEVHEPSSPLLKSPLNSARHSRKVALLTNQGTHIIELLKMVDVLRQILLSCNGPHHEEVKMFFQSQNQREACVTALLLATSDKYRGGDIALWATQAFMLYGGEPCFQHPKFLNASNRNLANQTLGPNTATGRERLPMFMSTPMPNSAANSPVSYAGSHFNQPISPIGNMQPSQAVSNENSSIVFSAKHDGLYLYVSRMLRSIWQLRCVNEHFCSNLSYSDCALLQCDLRSLRSFLEVHSVHDISSSTRVSFDPHLDRTNSYSTIMMNNTMLPIPEQRILTEQAQVEEKRSLSALNLFVKHACEVVSLWSILNAHSFQLICLQLSPEHQKMLKCCTFRDLLLTRSEVCAFLIISLINLYLKDKAGVSEVSMNLRENCPNLYRHEDDVTYKATELLMNAKNCTSAAEKEQKLRTTLQMCKEAAPTLPLHSICQQFISADFFEGVIELSAVCASKSDPEEVGVHFYNNGEPAEDREGYTCFATRMTYYKEVQLMLDHIYQIACNKSHIQDQTQSPQLKNGAKASDAKNAAKQTIPKIVAQTLRVKDPLIHVTLYEWLLSHDMLSELLDVVEPSLGEFLRRSVSRNGENVVLIDLLWKYYEKNGHHSQAAQILDNLAMTRSENITLEQRIEYLVRAVMCMRNGNVGSSITNGIFLKELEDKLDIARVQKTVLVAMTELARSKLEAATAVKELNYALYDITQLYQHFAEPFDLWECQLSILNCSHHNDPLLIESVWGNIINSVVDEPGSTHERSTRLFTKIELLVREYGESGACFPFAFLIRELEIKACQLRLPEGIVPEKLVTMNLDVELLLEYYSRMISMNERIWANEGNEWHLIQSAIRVVSLLADNAQSIWYRSKRRIIGKAQDIVAGCLNICYQKPDTNRLQHSLKELQSRLQRLLV; this is translated from the exons ATGTCTGCTCCGCAAGCACAGCTGGACTTTTTCTCAACGGCGGGAAGTATGCTGGAATGGCATGACAATCTGGACAGAAATAAGCCGGGTCTGCTGGAG TTGACCGGCGTTAGCCAACATGGACGAGCCACGATGAGTGGTCTCAATGACTACGATTACCAGAGCCTGGCGTTTCTCAAATCGGACGAAACACATAACCTACAACAACTGCGGACGGTGACCAAGTCGGCCATTCCCAACGAGATTCTGGAGCACTTCAAGC ACATAAAATGCCACTGCACCATGGGCCTGTTTCCGGAGATTGGCCGTGCCTGGCTGACCATCGACTCGGAGATCTATATTTGGACCTTCAACCAGACGCGCGATGTGGCCTACTACGACGGGCTGAGCCACTTGATCGTTAGCGTTGGCCTGGTGAAACCCAAGGCCGGCGTTTTTGTGCAGGACGTCAAgtacctgctgctgctcaccACGCCCATCGAGGTCATCGTCCTGGGTGTTACCTTCGGCGAGAGTTCGCACAACGAAATGCAGCTGATGAACAGGCCCATTTTCGTGATCGGCACCGACAACGTGTCCATCAGCGTCATCAAAGGCACGGACGATGGACGCATCTTCCTGGGCGGTCGCGACGGCTGCCTCTACGAGGTGTTCTACCAGGCGGAGTCCAGTTGGTTCGGCAAGCGCTGCAAGAAGATAAATCTCTCCCAGGGACTGGTCTCCTACATGGTTCCCAGCTTCCTTAAAGTGTTTTCG GAAGTTGATCCAATCGAACGCATAGAGATCGACAACAGCCGCAAGCTTCTCTACGTTTTAACGGAGCGAGGTTCCATCGAAGCCTGGGACATCAGTACGGATTACACGAACGCACGAAGGCTGGGACGAATCACCCAGAACGATATTACAAACCAAGCAGTTAGCTTGATCAC aactgTGGACCCGTCTATTTTCAAAAGTGTCAAGGCCATCTGCCCTCTGAACGCCGACGATGCCGGCAAACTGCATCTTGTGGCCGTGACGCAGTGCGGTGTGCGGCTTTATTTCTCCACCACATCGCTAAATGTGCAGCAGCAATTCGGTCCAACGGCGGCTTGTACCCAGGCAGAGAGCACAGGATTTGGTCAGTCGGCAACGCAGCCATCACTCTCCGGCGGAGTCGACTCTCCGAAGGGACTCTATCTGCTGCACGTGCGTCTGCCGCCCGGCTACACGCCGAATGCCACCACCAACAAGCCGAAGCAGGTGCATGCCGCCCACTACACGGAGGGCACCATGCTGATGATCACCACGcaacagcaggagcaggatctGCTCTGGTCGGTCAGCTCGGCGCCGTCGGTTAACTTCACCTACCTGGTGGAGTCGACGGCTCTGGAGAGCCTGGATGGAGTGGTCTGGAGCATGGCCGAGGTGCATGAGCCGTCGTCGCCGCTCCTGAAGTCTCCGCTGAACAGTGCCCGGCACTCGCGCAAGGTAGCACTGCTCACCAACCAGGGCACACACATCATAGAGCTGCTGAAGATGGTCGACGTCCTGCGCCAGATTCTGCTGTCGTGCAATGGTCCGCACCACGAGGAGGTGAAGATGTTCTTCCAGTCGCAGAACCAGCGCGAGGCGTGTGTCACCGCCCTTTTGCTGGCCACCTCGGATAAGTATCGGGGCGGGGACATTGCCCTGTGGGCCACTCAGGCCTTTATGCTGTACGGTGGTGAGCCCTGCTTCCAGCATCCAAAGTTCCTGAACGCCAGTAATCGCAACTTGGCGAATCAAACACTGGGTCCAAATACGGCGACCGGAAGGGAGCGTCTACCCATGTTTATGTCCACGCCAATGCCGAATAGTGCGGCCAACAGTCCGGTGTCTTATGCTGGATCACACTTCAATCAGCCCATCAGTCCAA TTGGAAATATGCAGCCTTCGCAGGCGGTTAGCAACGAGAACTCATCGATTGTGTTTTCGGCCAAACACGACGGACTATACTTGTATGTCTCCCGCATGTTGCGTTCCATTTGGCAACTGCGCTGTGTAAACGAGCACTTCTGCTCCAATCTGAGTTATAGCGATTGTGCCCTATTGCAATGCGACCTGCGGTCCTTACGCAGTTTTCTTGAAGTGCATTCTGTGCATGACATTTCCT CCTCTACTCGAGTGTCGTTTGACCCACATTTGGATAGAACCAATTCCTACAGCACGATTATGATGAACAACACTATGCTGCCAATTCCTGAGCAAAGGATTTTGACCGAACAGGCTCAAGTTGAGGAAAAACGATCACTTTCTGCTCTTAACCTCTTTGTCA AACACGCCTGTGAGGTTGTATCACTTTGGAGCATATTAAACGCGCACTCCTTTCAACTCATTTGCTTGCAACTAAGCCCCGAACATCAGAAGATGTTGAAGTGCTGCACCTTCCGTGACCTCCTTCTCACCCGTTCTGAGGTCTGCGCATTCTTGATCATCTCACTGATTAATCTGTACCTCAAGGACAAGGCGGGTGTGTCCGAGGTGTCCATGAACTTGCGCGAGAACTGCCCGAATCTCTACAGGCATGAAGATGACGTGACCTACAAGGCCACCGAGTTGTTGATGAATGCCAAGAATTGCACATCCGCCGCCGAAAAGGAGCAGAAGCTGAGAACCACTCTGCAAATGTGCAAGGAAGCAGCTCCAACTCTGCCACTGCATAGTATTTGCCAACAGTTCATTTCCGCAGACTTCTTCGAAGGCGTCATCGAGCTTTCGGCCGTGTGCGCATCAAAGAGCGACCCCGAAGAGGTAGGCGTTCACTTCTACAACAACGGGGAACCAGCTGAAGACCGCGAGGGCTACACTTGCTTCGCCACAAG AATGACCTACTACAAGGAAGTGCAACTTATGCTGGACCATATCTACCAGATTGCATGCAACAAGTCGCACATTCAGGACCAAACGCAATCGCCGCAACTGAAAAATGGTGCCAAAGCATCCGATGCAAAAAATGCAGCCAAACAAACGATCCCGAAAATTGTGGCACAGACCCTGCGGGTGAAGGATCCCCTCATCCATGTGACCCTCTACGAATGGTTGCTGTCCCACGACATGCTTAGCGAGCTTTTGGACGTGGTCGAGCCATCGCTGGGGGAGTTCCTGCGACGCAGTGTGTCGCGCAACGGGGAGAACGTGGTGCTGATCGATTTGCTGTGGAAGTATTACGAAAAGAACGGTCATCATTCCCAGGCAGCCCAGATATTGGACAACTTGGCTATGACACGCAGTGAAAACATAACCCTGGAACAACGTATCGAGTACTTGGTGCGCGCTGTTATGTGCATGCGAAATGGGAATGTTGGCTCCTCAATTACCAATGGGATATTCCTGAAAGAACTGGAGGACAAG CTGGATATTGCACGAGTTCAAAAGACCGTGCTGGTTGCTATGACGGAGCTGGCTCGCAGTAAGCTGGAGGCCGCCACGGCCGTAAAGGAGTTAAACTATGCCCTGTACGATATCACACAGCTCTACCAGCACTTTGCGGAGCCCTTCGACCTCTGGGAGTGCCAGCTGTCCATACTGAACTGCTCGCATCACAACGACCCCCTGCTGATTGAGTCGGTTTGGGGCAACATAATCAACAGCGTTGTGGATGAGCCGGGCTCAACTCACGAACGCAGCACTAGGTTGTTCACGAAAATCGAACTTCTGGTGAGGGAGTACGGTGAATCAGGAGCCTGCTTTCCCTTTGCTTTTCTCATACGAGAGCTGGAGATCAAAGCCTGCCAACTGCGACTGCCCGAGGGAATAGTGCCGGAGAAACTGGTGACCATGAATCTGGACGTTGAACTGCTCCTGGAATACTACTCGAG AATGATTTCAATGAACGAACGTATCTGGGCAAATGAAGGCAATGAGTGGCATTTGATCCAATCCGCCATTCGAGTGGTCTCCCTTTTGGCAGACAACGCACAATCCATTTGGTACCGCTCAAA AAGACGAATTATTGGCAAGGCTCAAGACATAGTAGCCGGCTGCTTAAATATTTGCTACCAAAAGCCCGACACCAACCGACTTCAACATTCGCTCAAGGAACTTCAAAGCAGGCTTCAACGGTTATTggtttaa
- the LOC128261301 gene encoding uncharacterized protein LOC128261301 yields MANAYFDEYENLEIHELMLKDRPRQAAYYNAILGNKDLFKDKIVMDVGAGTGILSAFCAQAGARLVYAIEASNVATKVALDLIEDNGLTNVVKVIQSRVEEFVLPADAEKVDIIVSEWMGFYLLHEGMLDSVLLARDKFLKEGGLLFPSECTIFVAPCSVPSLFDDWHNVDGIKMDTFASKLRAQKSARPEITHLNPADLLHEGVVFHWMNLLDVQPDELDSIQFKEVVTAQKAGNHQGFCIWFDVRFPGEDSVLSTSPHSPPTHWKQCVVVLPEESCETLEEKAPIAFQITMKRSASDMRKYNLEVDLLDPNTEEHPVPCSCHMTKCILTEAHLKMMDTS; encoded by the exons ATGGCAAATGCATATTTCGATGAATATGAAAACCTGGAG ATCCACGAGCTCATGCTGAAGGATCGGCCGCGACAAGCGGCCTACTACAATGCGATCTTGGGAAATAAGGATTTGTTCAAGGACAAGATCGTGATGGACGTGGGCGCGGGCACTGGAATCCTTTCCGCCTTTTGTGCCCAGGCTGGAGCACGTTTGGTCTACGCCATTGAGGCATCCAATGTGGCCACCAAAGTGGCCCTGGATCTGATCGAAGATAATGGTCTGACCAACGTGGTGAAGGTGATTCAATCGCGGGTCGAGGAATTCGTCTTGCCTGCCGACGCCGAGAAGGTGGACATCATAGTGTCCGAGTGGATGGGCTTCTACCTGCTGCACGAGGGTATGCTGGATTCGGTGCTCCTGGCCCGGGACAAGTTCCTCAAGGAGGGCGGACTGCTCTTTCCCAGCGAATGCACCATTTTCGTGGCGCCCTGCTCAGTGCCATCGCTTTTCGACGATTGGCACAACGTGGATGGCATCAAGATGGACACTTTTGCCAGCAAACTGCGTGCCCAAAAGTCCGCGAGACCGGAGATTACGCATCTGAATCCTGCAGACCTTCTGCACGAGGGCGTCGTCTTTCACTGGATGAATCTGCTGGATGTGCAGCCTGACGAACTGGACAGCATCCAGTTCAAGGAGGTGGTGACGGCCCAGAAGGCGGGCAACCACCAGGGCTTCTGCATCTGGTTCGATGTGCGATTTCCCGGCGAAGATTCAGTTCTGAGCACATCCCCGCATTCCCCGCCCACACATTGGAAGCAGTGTGTCGTCGTCCTGCCCGAGGAATCCTGCGAGACGCTGGAGGAGAAGGCACCAATAGCCTTCCAGATCACCATGAAGCGCAGTGCGTCCGATATGCGGAAATACAATCTGGAGGTGGATCTGTTGGATCCCAACACGGAGGAGCATCCAGTGCCCTGCTCCTGCCACATGACCAAATGCATCTTGACGGAAGCACATCTAAAGATGATGGACACATCTTGA
- the LOC128261756 gene encoding protein aubergine: protein MNLPPNTGTARGRGRGTKRNEDANRGLAPQLGQSPHSSQSGRNEASGGQGSTSDAPASNLQRSERSLETKSSEAGIQSSESDPRGSVRGRRLITDVVHSRPQGLATKNGVSGTKITVQTNYFKLLKRPNWSIYQYRVDFVPDVDNTRLRRGLVSEHRSILGGYIFDGTVLFCTNQFKPVQNSPYVLELLTKSRAGENFEIKIKAVGSVEAADNQQFQVLNLILRRAMEGLDLQLVSRNFFDPKAKINLENYRMELWPGYQTSIRQHESDILLCAEIAHKVMRTDTLYNILSEAIRDNDDYQTAFKREVMGMVVLTDYNNKTYRVDDVDFDSSPLSKFNTKEGDISYVEYYKKRYNITIRDFKQPLVVSRPTEKNIRGGVDRLIMLVPELARATGMTDAMRANFRLMKAMSEHTRLTPDRRIERLGVFNQRLKSAKESVETLKSWHIEIDSALVEIPARVLPPEKIVFGLNKRYLCDSRADWTNEFRNSSMFSHVDIKRWFVITPNRNLRETQEFVKMCIRVANGMKMHISEPRYDEIKDDRNGTYSQSIDNVVAKDPQIVMLVMKSSNEEKYSCIKKRTCVDRPVPSQVVTLKVIAPRAEKSAGLMSIATKVVIQMNAKLMGAPWTIELPVRGLMTVGFDVCHSAKNKNKSFGALVATMDMKTSCRFYSSVNEHMKGQELSDQMSLNMTCALKAYREHHGTLPERILFFRDGVGDGQLYQVVNTEVKFLRAKLDEIYKSAGKVEGCRMSFIVVSKRINSRYFVNKRNPLPGTVVDDVITLPERYDFFLVSQSVRQGTVSPTSYNVISDNMGLSADKLQILAYKMTHMYYNYSGTVRVPAVCQYAHKLAFLVAESINRCPSAGLENQLYFL from the exons atgaatttgcCCCCTAACACTGGAACGGCTCGTGGACGAGGTCGCGGGACAAAGCGCAACGAAGATGCTAACCGCGGCTTGGCTCCCCAACTA GGCCAATCTCCTCATTCTTCTCAATCGGGTAGAAATGAAGCATCTGGAGGCCAGGGATCAACCAGTGATGCTCCAGCCAGTAACTTGCAGAGGTCGGAACGTAGCTTGGAGACCAAGTCTAGCGAGGCTGGAATTCAAAGCTCTGAAA GCGATCCTAGGGGATCCGTTCGTGGTCGTCGCCTAATTACGGATGTGGTGCACTCCCGACCTCAGGGGCTAGCAACCAAAAATGGAGTGTCTGGTACGAAAATTACTGTTCAGACTAACTATTTCAAGCTTTTGAAGCGCCCAAACTGGAGCATCTACCAGTACCGCGTGGACTTTGTGCCGGATGTCGACAATACGCGTTTGCGCAGGGGACTCGTTTCCGAACATCGAAGCATTTTGGGTGGCTACATATTTGACGgcactgttttgttttgtacaAATCAATTTAAGCCTGTGCAAAATAGCCCGTATGTTCTGGAACTGCTGACCAAAAGTCGTGCTggtgaaaattttgaaatcaaaatcaaGGCTGTTGGCTCCGTTGAGGCAGCCGATAATCAGCAGTTCCAAGTTCTCAATCTCATTCTGCGCAGAGCCATGGAGGGCTTAGACTTGCAGCTGGTATCGCGCAATTTTTTCGATCCTAAAGCAAAG attaaCTTGGAGAACTACCGCATGGAACTCTGGCCTGGATATCAGACTTCGATTCGTCAGCACGAAAGTGATATACTACTTTGTGCTGAAATAGCCCATAAGGTGATGAGGACTGATACCTTGTATAACATTTTATCCGAGGCTATTCGTGACAATGACGATTATCAAACGGCTTTCAAACGTGAAGTAATgg GTATGGTGGTATTAACGGACTACAACAACAAGACTTACCGCGTTGATGATGTTGACTTTGATTCCTCGCCTTTATCTAAATTCAATACCAAGGAGGGAGATATTTCGTATGTGGAGTACTATAAAAAG CGATACAACATCACAATCCGAGATTTTAAGCAACCTCTGGTTGTGTCCCGTCCCACCGAGAAAAATATTCGTGGCGGCGTGGATCGGCTTATAATGCTTGTACCCGAGCTGGCTCGGGCCACAGGAATGACCGACGCAATGCGCGCCAATTTTCG GTTGATGAAGGCCATGAGCGAACATACTCGATTGACTCCCGATCGCCGCATTGAGCGCTTAGGGGTGTTCAACCAGCGTTTGAAGTCGGCGAAGGAAAGCGTCGAAACTCTGAAGTCCTGGCACATAGAAATCGACTCTGCTTTGGTTGAGATCCCTGCTCGCGTTCTGCCACCGGAGAAAATCGTGTTCGGCCTAAATAAAAGATATCTCTGCGATAGTCGCGCCGATTGGACGAATGAGTTCCGCAACTCCTCTATGTTCAGTCACGTGGACATAAAGAGGTGGTTCGTGATAACTCCGAACAGAAATTTGCGCGAGACCCAGGAGTTTGTGAAGATGTGCATCCGTGTTGCCAACGGCATGAAGATGCATATTTCCGAGCCTCGCTA CGATGAAATAAAGGACGACCGTAATGGCACTTACTCTCAGTCAATCGACAATGTCGTGGCCAAGGATCCACAGATTGTAATGTTAGTGATGAAGTCTTCGAATGAAGAGAA GTATAGCTGCATCAAAAAACGCACGTGCGTGGACAGACCGGTGCCATCGCAAGTGGTGACTTTGAAAGTGATTGCCCCTCGCGCGGAAAAATCTGCTGGCCTTATGTCCATTGCCACCAAGGTGGTTATCCAGATGAACGCCAAACTAATGGGTGCTCCCTGGACCATCGAGCTCCCAGTCCGCGGTTTGATGACGGTCGGATTCGATGTCTGCCACTCGGcgaagaacaaaaacaagtccTTCGGTGCCCTGGTGGCTACCATGGACATGAAGACGTCGTGCCGCTTCTACTCATCGGTGAACGAGCACATGAAGGGCCAGGAGTTGTCCGACCAGATGTCGCTGAACATGACGTGTGCCCTGAAGGCCTACCGGGAGCACCACGGTACCTTGCCAGAGCGCATTCTTTTCTTCCGCGACGGCGTCGGTGATGGCCAGCTCTACCAAGTCGTGAACACCGAGGTTAAGTTCCTGAGGGCCAAGCTCGACGAAATCTACAAATCGGCTGGTAAAGTGGAGGGCTGCCGCATGTCCTTTATTGTCGTGTCCAAGCGCATCAACTCGCGATACTTCGTGAACAAGCGCAATCCACTTCCGGGCACTGTGGTGGATGACGTAATAACCTTGCCAGAGCGCTATGATTTCTTCCTGGTGTCGCAGTCAGTTCGCCAAGGAACAGTGTCGCCTACCAGCTACAACGTTATATCCGACAACATGGGGCTGAGCGCCGATAAGCTGCAGATTCTCGCCTACAAGATGACCCACATGTACTACAATTACTCCGGAACTGTGCGGGTCCCCGCCGTATGCCAGTACGCACACAAATTGGCTTTCCTCGTGGCCGAAAGCATTAACCGATGCCCATCCGCTGGGTTGGAGAATCAACTGTACTTTTTGTAG
- the LOC128261757 gene encoding 60S ribosomal protein L9, with translation MRTINSNQCVKIPKDIKATVKARVVTITGTRGTLKRSFKHLALDMYMPDKRTLKVEKWFGTKKELAAVRTVCSHIENMIKGVTFGFQYKMRAVYAHFPINCVTSENNTVIEIRNFLGEKYIRRVEMAAGVTVVNSTAQKDELIVEGNDIESVSGSAALIQQSTTVKNKDIRKFLDGLYVSEKTTVVKLES, from the exons ATGCGTACCATCAATTCCAACCAGTGCGTGAAGATCCCCAAGGATATCAAGGCCACGGTGAAGGCCCGTGTGGTGACCATCACCGGCACCCGCGGCACCCTGAAGCGCAGCTTCAAGCACTTGGCCCTGGACATGTACATGCCCGACAAGCGCACCCTGAAGGTGGAGAAGTGGTTCGGCACCAAGAAGGAGCTGGCCGCCGTGCGCACCGTCTGCAGTCACATCGAGAACATGATCAAGG GAGTCACGTTCGGCTTCCAGTACAAGATGCGCGCCGTGTACGCCCATTTCCCCATCAACTGTGTCACCTCCGAGAACAACACGGTCATCGAGATCCGTAACTTCTTGGGCGAGAAGTACATCCGTCGTGTGGAAATGGCCGCTGGCGTCACCGTTGTCAACTCGACTGCCCAGAAGGACGAGCTCATCGTGGAGGGAAACGACATCGAGTCGGTGTCCGGATCTGCCGCCCTCATCCAGCAGTCCACCACCGTTAAGAACAAGGATATCCGTAAATTCCTTGACGGTCTGTACGTGTCCGAGAAGACGACCGTTGTGAAGCTAGAGTCTTAG
- the LOC128263303 gene encoding accessory gland protein Acp32CD: MWRMRTRLLTGYLVLLALGHLATEHGVVGQKYYMNFAFNNNNPDAEGGGGPVPGGGPGGQEGPPHTDGEDSGTPDGTPGENREVPADTSHGESDDSNGSDDNEDNENSGSDDGSGNSGSQNDSDDKKNDGHDDDNDDSDSKDTKDRRIKAEESEGSQEGNNRGDHSHHSSYEISIDDSFGGRYVRSIYESSESHGHSGSKAGSNQRDSGTGPQDSSAEEVPSNPRAPEDDYEEM, from the coding sequence ATGTGGCGGATGAGGACACGGCTACTCACCGGCTACCTGGTCCTGCTGGCCCTGGGCCATCTGGCCACGGAGCACGGCGTTGTGGGCCAGAAGTACTACATGAACTTTGCcttcaacaacaacaatccggACGCAGAGGGAGGCGGCGGTCCGGTTCCCGGTGGCGGTCCCGGTGGCCAAGAGGGTCCGCCCCATACGGACGGGGAAGACAGTGGTACGCCGGATGGCACACCCGGAGAAAATCGTGAGGTGCCAGCTGACACAAGTCATGGGGAAAGCGACGATAGCAACGGATCCGATGATAATGAGGATAATGAAAACTCGGGTAGCGACGACGGCTCTGGGAATTCCGGAAGTCAGAACGACAGCGATGATAAGAAGAATGACGGTCATGATGATGACAATGATGACAGCGACAGCAAGGATACCAAGGATCGGCGCATTAAGGCGGAGGAAAGCGAGGGGAGCCAGGAGGGAAACAATCGAGGTGATCACAGCCATCACAGTAGCTACGAGATCAGCATCGACGACAGCTTCGGCGGGCGGTACGTGCGGTCCATTTACGAGAGCAGCGAGAGCCACGGCCACTCCGGCAGCAAAGCGGGCTCCAACCAGCGGGACAGTGGAACCGGACCCCAAGATAGCAGCGCGGAGGAGGTACCTAGTAATCCTAGAGCTCCAGAAGATGACTACGAGGAAATGTAA